In Corylus avellana chromosome ca2, CavTom2PMs-1.0, the following proteins share a genomic window:
- the LOC132170944 gene encoding zinc finger CCCH domain-containing protein 48-like — protein MDSKTARKPYVFDRLGRKPAHNKPVCIFWRNGKCLRNPCRFLHSELPVMCAKKGSNTESSNQQDLPTKNSNYIRTKNKLILKRSLETTVENSREDAGSKDCKRGTSKNLALKNEESGSNSTEDVLTKSEDVLTKSEDVLKKSEDVLEQNVCQYWVHGNCIDGDKCQSLHSWFHADGLSILARLQGHTKAVTGIALPEKNNKLYTGSSDRTVRIWDCHTGQCAQVVELGADIGSMISEAVWVFIGMPNVIKALNTELGAEYDLSGPIGQVYAMATTHDITLFAGGQDGVILAWKCTSETNSPFQPVASLKGHTSDVVALTVGRERLYSGSKDHTIRVWDHKTLECVMTLDGHADTVTSLICWEDFLLSGSLDRTVKAWAMNEEGRVEAIYTHVEEHGVVAFCGIEDGNGKPTLYCSCNNNSVQLYEMPSFGDGGRLFAKQEVKVILQGPKGLGLFFTGDQTGLVTAWRWLPKSKE, from the exons ATGGACAGCAAGACAGCAAGAAAGCCTTATGTTTTTGATCGCCTGGGAAGAAAACCTGCTCACAACAAGCCTGTTTGCATCTTCTGGCGTAATGGTAAATGCCTCAGGAACCCATGTAGGTTCCTTCACAGTGAACTACCAGTCATGTGTGCTAAGAAAGGGTCCAACACGGAGTCATCTAATCAGCAGGATCTCCCTACAAAGAACTCCAATTACATTAGGACCAAGAAcaaattgattttgaaaaggTCCTTGGAAACTACTGTTGAAAATTCCCGAGAAGATGCTGGTTCTAAAGACTGCAAAAGGGGAACTTCTAAGAACTTAGCCTTGAAGAATGAGGAGAGTGGTTCCAACAGTACAGAAGATGTTCTTACGAAATCTGAAGATGTTCTTACGAAATCTGAAGATGTTCTTAAGAAATCTGAAGATGTTCTTGAGCAAAATGTTTGTCAATACTGGGTGCATGGCAACTGCATAGATGGCGATAAGTGTCAGTCTCTGCATTCCTGGTTTCATGCAGATGGGTTATCGATCTTGGCTCGACTTCAAGGGCACACAAAG GCTGTCACGGGGATTGCACTTCCTGAAAAAAATAACAAGCTTTACACAGGCAGCAGTGACAGAACAGTTCGGATTTGGGATTGTCATACAGGACAGTGTGCTCAAGTCGTTGAACTTGGTGCCGATATAGGATCAATGATTAGTGAAGCTGTTTGGGTGTTCATTGGCATGCCAAATGTTATTAAG GCATTGAACACTGAGTTAGGTGCCGAATACGATCTCAGTGGACCGATTGGTCAAGTCTACGCCATGGCAACAACTCATGATATTACGCTTTTTGCTGGAGGCCAG GATGGTGTTATTTTAGCGTGGAAGTGCACTTCTGAAACTAATTCCCCTTTCCAACCCGTCGCATCTCTTAAAGGACACACATCAGACGTAGTAGCTTTAACTGTTGGACGCGAGCGGTTGTATTCAGGTTCTAAGGACCACACAATAAGG GTTTGGGATCATAAAACTTTAGAGTGTGTTATGACACTGGATGGTCATGCCGATACTGTGACGTCCCTTATTTGTTGGGAGGATTTTCTGTTATCCGGTTCTTTGGACCGGACAGTAAAGGCTTGGGCTATGAATGAAGAGGGCCGCGTGGAAGCAATCTATACACACGTTGAGGAACAC GGTGTTGTTGCTTTCTGCGGGATTGAGGATGGGAATGGCAAACCAACCTTGTATTGCTCTTGTAATAACAATTCTGTCCAGTTGTATGAAATGCCATC ATTCGGTGATGGGGGCAGATTATTTGCCAAACAAGAAGTTAAAGTTATTCTACAAGGTCCAAAGGGACTCGGACTTTTTTTTACTGGGGATCAAACTGGTTTGGTAACGGCGTGGAGGTGGTTACCAAAATCCAAGGAGTAG